A window of Tautonia plasticadhaerens contains these coding sequences:
- a CDS encoding urease subunit gamma, translating into MNLSPQERDKLLIFVAAQVARQRKDRGLKLNVPEATALITAELMEMARDGKTVAEIMAAGREILTRSDVMDGVPEMVSMIQVEPTFPDGSKLVTVHEPIR; encoded by the coding sequence ATGAACCTCTCCCCCCAGGAACGCGACAAGCTGCTGATCTTCGTGGCCGCCCAGGTCGCCCGGCAACGCAAGGACCGCGGCCTGAAGCTGAACGTGCCCGAGGCGACCGCCCTGATCACGGCCGAGCTGATGGAGATGGCCCGGGACGGCAAGACCGTCGCCGAGATCATGGCCGCCGGCCGGGAGATCCTCACCCGATCCGACGTCATGGACGGCGTCCCCGAGATGGTTTCCATGATCCAGGTCGAGCCGACCTTCCCGGACGGCAGCAAGCTCGTCACCGTCCACGAGCCGATCCGCTGA
- the ureB gene encoding urease subunit beta has product MIPGEYLFDGDDLELNAGRPVVTLKVNNTGDRPVQIGAHYHFFEVNRALVFDREKAYGMRPDLPSGTSVRFEPGEVKEVNLVPYGGRRVVYGFNALVSGRLDDPYTRTMSLRRCQDQGFGHSASE; this is encoded by the coding sequence ATGATCCCCGGCGAGTACCTCTTCGACGGCGACGACCTGGAGCTCAACGCGGGCCGCCCGGTCGTGACGCTGAAGGTCAATAACACCGGCGACCGGCCGGTGCAAATCGGCGCGCATTATCACTTCTTCGAGGTCAACAGGGCCCTGGTCTTCGATCGGGAGAAGGCCTACGGCATGCGGCCGGACCTGCCCAGCGGCACCTCGGTCCGGTTCGAGCCGGGCGAGGTCAAGGAGGTGAACCTCGTCCCCTACGGCGGCCGCCGGGTCGTCTACGGCTTCAACGCCCTGGTGTCGGGCCGGCTGGATGACCCGTACACCCGGACGATGAGCCTGAGGCGATGCCAGGACCAGGGCTTCGGCCATTCTGCCTCCGAGTGA
- a CDS encoding AI-2E family transporter: MTDDSSPNPRGGSPRRTPPIPFLVLAGVVVAVTILFYQVIRPLALPLFLAAVIALLAHPLHARLTDRLGGRASLSAGIITLLILLVLVGPLGTAVGMAVSELRSVVEHFREGLAAGEDWRVLVAQDLDPRLADAIGRVERLIPLDADELREKALTIGAEGGEVLYRRSLGLLGSLPGLVLGLVMFLIALFFFLRDGSQMILGWEELTPMNAEHDRLIRGEFARVCRGVVLGTLAAAVAQGVLLGLGLFAIDLIAGTGIGRWTFLLSLLTVAFSMVPFLGAAAIWAPTALLMFSEGHPAAAVVLAVYGAVVVSLSDNLVKVLVIGETAGMHPLLVFVSVFGGIQLVGFLGIFVGPIVAAVLFTLLRILRREIVSLNRPASGRGLDRPEAG; this comes from the coding sequence ATGACCGACGACTCGTCCCCGAACCCCCGAGGCGGCTCGCCGAGGAGGACGCCGCCGATCCCGTTCCTGGTCCTGGCCGGCGTGGTGGTGGCCGTCACGATCCTGTTCTACCAGGTGATCCGCCCGCTGGCCTTGCCGCTGTTCCTGGCGGCGGTCATCGCCCTGCTGGCCCACCCGCTCCACGCCCGGCTGACCGACCGCCTCGGGGGGCGGGCCTCGCTCTCGGCCGGGATCATCACGCTGCTGATCCTGCTGGTCCTGGTCGGGCCCCTGGGGACCGCCGTGGGGATGGCGGTCTCGGAACTCCGATCCGTGGTGGAGCACTTCCGGGAGGGGCTGGCCGCGGGGGAGGACTGGCGGGTCCTGGTGGCCCAGGACCTCGACCCCAGGCTGGCCGATGCCATCGGGCGGGTCGAGCGGCTGATCCCCCTCGATGCCGATGAACTGCGGGAGAAGGCCCTCACGATCGGGGCCGAGGGCGGCGAGGTGCTCTACCGACGCAGCCTGGGGCTGCTGGGCAGCCTGCCCGGCCTGGTGCTGGGCCTGGTGATGTTCCTCATCGCCCTGTTCTTCTTCCTGCGGGACGGCTCGCAGATGATCCTGGGCTGGGAGGAACTGACGCCGATGAATGCCGAGCACGACCGGCTCATCCGGGGGGAATTCGCCCGGGTCTGTCGGGGGGTCGTGCTCGGTACGCTGGCGGCGGCCGTGGCGCAGGGGGTGCTGCTCGGGCTCGGGCTCTTCGCCATCGACCTGATCGCGGGGACCGGCATCGGGCGGTGGACGTTCCTCCTGTCGCTGCTGACGGTGGCCTTCTCGATGGTCCCGTTCCTCGGGGCGGCGGCGATCTGGGCGCCGACGGCCCTGCTGATGTTCTCCGAGGGGCACCCGGCGGCTGCGGTCGTCCTGGCGGTGTACGGGGCCGTGGTGGTCTCGCTGAGCGACAACCTCGTCAAGGTCCTTGTCATCGGCGAGACGGCGGGGATGCACCCGCTGCTCGTCTTCGTCAGCGTCTTCGGCGGGATCCAGCTGGTGGGATTCCTCGGGATTTTCGTCGGGCCGATCGTCGCGGCGGTGCTGTTCACGCTGCTCCGGATCCTCCGCCGGGAGATCGTGTCGCTGAATCGGCCGGCCTCGGGCCGGGGCCTCGACCGGCCCGAAGCCGGCTGA
- a CDS encoding porin, whose product MPAAWVAIALACPAARAQGPPDPIPPPVPAHPAPTGAGPQVSVDQLAERLLAMERQNRALAEELQRTRAEHEEQMRLILDRLDEVSGRFVTAEDPAPPPDGASPPGAMPFDPRQVENPVPDYTEGQFAPDTPAPGYPLPSIVEPGRSLLNGSFGPGFRFRTHDGEFRLKVNYESQVEGRVWDPSDQQPANSGIYLPRQRIFFSGNITKPIEYEFAINRGFGGLNLLNAYLNFHVDDRFELRMGRFFTPLFYDQYAISNYWLMQPERSVFTTNLSLNRQFGAMAWGYLFDKRLDYAAGAFNGSRNSFEPLTNGLDFVGYLNARPFQMSEALPAARFLNLGASVGFGHQDQSPVPRSFRIAGGSPSADVPGPATVPFLILDPGVAERGDRLIGSVHAAYFHKGLSLIGEWQYGYGGYAAPGAGSSTRVPFSGFYASGGYFLTGEEVERRSRLYPLRPLIPTREGDRRGIGAWELTGRVSTLELGRQVFEAGLANPELWSNRAVTTELGANWYWNEYMKVYIFWLHGAFADPVLYAPGRLQETADMFWLRFQLYF is encoded by the coding sequence ATGCCCGCCGCCTGGGTGGCGATCGCCCTCGCCTGCCCGGCCGCCCGGGCCCAAGGGCCCCCCGATCCGATCCCGCCGCCGGTCCCGGCGCACCCGGCCCCGACCGGGGCCGGGCCTCAGGTCTCGGTGGACCAGCTCGCCGAGCGGCTTCTCGCGATGGAGCGGCAGAACCGCGCGCTCGCCGAAGAGTTGCAGCGGACGCGGGCCGAGCACGAGGAGCAGATGCGGCTGATCCTCGACCGGCTCGACGAGGTCTCGGGTCGGTTCGTCACCGCCGAGGATCCGGCCCCGCCCCCCGACGGGGCCTCCCCACCGGGCGCAATGCCCTTCGACCCCCGGCAAGTCGAGAACCCCGTCCCCGACTACACCGAGGGCCAGTTCGCCCCCGATACCCCGGCCCCGGGCTACCCGCTGCCGAGCATCGTCGAGCCCGGTCGATCGCTCCTGAACGGCAGCTTCGGGCCCGGCTTCCGCTTCCGGACCCACGACGGCGAGTTCCGCCTCAAGGTCAACTACGAGTCCCAGGTCGAGGGCCGAGTCTGGGACCCGAGCGACCAGCAGCCGGCGAACAGCGGGATCTACCTGCCCCGCCAACGGATCTTCTTCAGCGGGAACATCACCAAGCCCATCGAGTACGAATTCGCCATCAACCGGGGGTTCGGCGGCCTCAACCTGCTGAACGCCTACCTCAACTTCCACGTCGACGACCGGTTCGAGCTGCGGATGGGCCGGTTCTTCACGCCGCTCTTCTACGACCAGTACGCGATCTCCAACTACTGGCTGATGCAGCCCGAGCGGTCGGTCTTCACCACGAACCTGTCGCTCAACCGCCAGTTCGGCGCGATGGCGTGGGGCTACCTGTTCGACAAGCGCCTCGACTACGCCGCCGGCGCCTTCAACGGCTCGAGGAACTCGTTCGAGCCGCTGACCAACGGCCTCGACTTCGTCGGCTACCTCAATGCCCGGCCGTTCCAGATGTCGGAGGCCCTGCCCGCGGCCCGGTTCCTGAACCTGGGGGCCTCGGTCGGGTTCGGCCACCAGGACCAGTCTCCCGTCCCGAGGTCCTTCCGGATCGCCGGGGGATCCCCCAGCGCCGACGTGCCCGGGCCGGCGACGGTCCCCTTCCTGATCCTCGACCCCGGCGTGGCCGAGCGGGGCGACCGGCTGATCGGCTCGGTGCACGCGGCGTACTTCCACAAGGGGCTGTCGCTGATCGGCGAGTGGCAGTACGGGTACGGCGGCTACGCGGCCCCAGGCGCGGGGTCGTCGACCCGGGTGCCGTTCTCGGGCTTCTACGCCTCCGGCGGCTACTTCCTGACCGGGGAGGAGGTCGAGCGGCGCTCCCGCCTCTACCCGCTGCGGCCCCTCATCCCGACCCGGGAGGGCGACCGCCGGGGCATCGGCGCCTGGGAGCTCACCGGCCGTGTGAGCACGCTGGAGTTGGGCCGGCAGGTCTTCGAGGCGGGCCTGGCCAACCCGGAACTCTGGTCGAACCGGGCCGTCACGACCGAGCTGGGGGCAAACTGGTACTGGAACGAGTATATGAAGGTCTACATCTTCTGGCTGCACGGCGCCTTCGCCGACCCGGTCCTGTACGCCCCGGGGCGGCTCCAGGAGACGGCCGACATGTTCTGGCTCCGGTTCCAGCTCTACTTCTGA
- a CDS encoding carbonic anhydrase gives MQPPHCPSRREFVRVAGLATGAAGLVISGSARSAVPATRAPDPDVVLAELLEGNGRFMNGQTSLLTRRRPEDFASLAEGQAPTAIIVACSDSRVAPELVFDQGVGDLFVVRVAGNHVTGAGPIVQGSIEFAVAVLGARLILVLGHDKCGAVEGAIARSESDEPLPGSIDALVKIIKPAVADAEGKPGDRLDNVIRANVERCVGSLKTAGPILPDLVGSGELKVVGGVYRLRSGKVELFD, from the coding sequence ATGCAACCGCCGCATTGTCCTTCCCGCCGCGAGTTCGTCCGAGTCGCCGGCCTGGCGACCGGGGCGGCCGGCCTGGTCATCTCGGGGTCCGCTCGATCGGCCGTGCCGGCGACTCGGGCACCCGACCCGGACGTCGTCCTCGCCGAATTGCTGGAGGGGAACGGACGGTTCATGAACGGGCAGACCTCGCTACTGACCCGACGACGGCCGGAGGACTTCGCCTCACTCGCCGAGGGCCAGGCCCCGACGGCGATCATCGTCGCCTGCTCCGATTCGAGGGTCGCCCCGGAACTGGTCTTCGACCAGGGCGTCGGCGACCTGTTCGTCGTCCGGGTGGCCGGCAACCACGTCACCGGGGCCGGGCCCATCGTGCAGGGGAGCATTGAGTTCGCGGTCGCCGTGCTGGGGGCGAGGTTGATCCTCGTGCTCGGCCACGACAAGTGCGGCGCGGTCGAGGGGGCCATCGCCCGCTCCGAGTCCGACGAGCCGCTGCCCGGCTCGATCGACGCTTTGGTGAAGATCATCAAGCCGGCGGTGGCCGACGCCGAGGGGAAGCCCGGCGACCGGCTCGACAATGTCATCCGGGCGAACGTCGAGCGGTGCGTCGGCAGCCTAAAGACGGCCGGGCCGATCCTGCCGGACCTGGTCGGGTCCGGGGAGTTGAAGGTCGTCGGCGGCGTCTACCGGCTGCGGTCGGGCAAGGTCGAGCTGTTCGACTGA
- a CDS encoding urea transporter yields the protein MSTLDRHALSRYSAAVPAPVLEVLRGIGQVFFQENALTGACFALGIALSSPPMAVGAVIGSAIGWATARVLRFDPAGVSAGSFGFNSALVGIATLFFFRPGALSVVLLAVGCVVAAWVTRVVRRSVPFPTYTGPFIVTTWAVFFLGKAMGVEPAGPGYGPLVPNLAVGAGLEAIFHGIGQVMFQASLWTGILFLVGIALNDRGHAGWVLVASILGMLVAGYHVDAAMRALDPEQLVERDQFETIRLGLFGYNATLAAVALSLWRRSLIPPLLGLLLSVPLTEFIPRLGLPALTAPFVLATWIVLALGWLDARVLRGSGGPATEA from the coding sequence GTGAGCACGCTTGATCGGCACGCCCTGTCGCGGTACTCGGCCGCGGTCCCGGCCCCCGTCCTGGAGGTGCTCCGCGGGATCGGCCAGGTGTTCTTCCAGGAGAATGCCCTGACGGGGGCCTGCTTCGCGCTGGGGATCGCGCTGAGCTCGCCGCCGATGGCGGTCGGGGCGGTGATCGGCTCGGCCATCGGCTGGGCGACCGCACGGGTGCTCAGGTTCGATCCCGCGGGGGTGTCCGCCGGGAGCTTCGGCTTCAATTCCGCACTGGTCGGGATCGCCACGCTGTTCTTCTTCCGTCCGGGGGCATTGAGCGTCGTCCTGCTGGCCGTCGGCTGCGTCGTTGCGGCGTGGGTCACCCGGGTCGTGCGGCGGTCCGTGCCGTTCCCGACCTACACCGGGCCGTTCATCGTCACGACCTGGGCCGTGTTTTTCCTGGGGAAGGCGATGGGGGTCGAACCGGCGGGTCCCGGCTACGGACCGCTCGTCCCGAACCTCGCGGTCGGCGCCGGCCTCGAGGCCATCTTCCACGGCATCGGCCAGGTCATGTTCCAGGCGAGCCTCTGGACGGGGATCCTCTTCCTCGTCGGGATTGCCCTCAACGACCGGGGGCACGCGGGCTGGGTGCTGGTGGCCTCGATCCTCGGGATGCTCGTGGCAGGCTACCACGTCGATGCGGCCATGAGGGCCCTCGACCCCGAGCAACTGGTCGAGCGCGACCAGTTCGAGACCATCCGGCTGGGGCTCTTCGGCTACAACGCCACCCTGGCGGCCGTCGCCTTGTCCCTCTGGCGGCGGTCGCTGATCCCTCCCCTGCTGGGCCTCCTGCTCTCGGTGCCCCTCACGGAATTCATCCCGAGGCTGGGCCTGCCGGCGCTGACGGCGCCGTTCGTCCTGGCGACCTGGATCGTCCTGGCCCTCGGCTGGCTCGACGCTCGGGTCCTGCGAGGGTCGGGCGGGCCCGCCACCGAGGCCTGA
- a CDS encoding serine hydrolase domain-containing protein, with protein sequence MTRIAALALSVCLTVPCLASGLPRSSPEDQGIPPSAILEFVERAERRIDALHSVMVVRHGHVVAEGWWAPYDPGTPHELYSLSKSFTSTAVGLAVAEGKLSVDDRVIDFFPDEAPDEPGANLAAMRVSDLLRMSTGHESEPSLRAADDWAEAFLAHPVPFKPGTHFLYNTAATYMLSAIVQRATGETVLDYLRPRLFEPLGIDDPRWGTSPQGVTLGGYGLSVRTEDIAKFGQLYLNHGRWEGEQVVPESWVGAATARQTSNGSNPGSDWDQGYGYQFWRSRHGAYRGDGAFGQYCIVLPEQKAVIAITSGVKDMQAVLDLVWEMLLPAMGPSPLPPAEDDRAALEARLAGLTLAPPEGPGSNATAERVSGTTFEFPDNPRGIESVTLRPEGEGTTLAFRVDGEERRISCGHGSWREGRLAFERFPEQPAAAAGAWTGDETFTARICFDETPFVASLRLEFSGEGLLLDSEANVGFGPTGHPRLVGSPAGGSAP encoded by the coding sequence ATGACTCGAATCGCCGCCCTCGCCCTGTCCGTTTGCCTGACCGTCCCCTGCCTCGCCTCGGGGCTCCCGAGGAGCAGCCCGGAGGACCAGGGGATCCCGCCCTCGGCGATCCTGGAGTTCGTCGAGCGGGCCGAGCGGCGGATCGACGCCCTGCACAGCGTGATGGTGGTCCGCCACGGCCACGTGGTCGCCGAGGGCTGGTGGGCGCCGTATGACCCCGGCACGCCCCACGAGCTGTATTCGCTGAGCAAGAGCTTCACCTCGACGGCCGTCGGCCTGGCCGTCGCGGAGGGGAAGCTGAGCGTCGACGACCGGGTGATCGACTTCTTCCCCGACGAGGCCCCGGACGAGCCGGGGGCCAACTTGGCGGCGATGCGCGTGAGCGACCTGCTCCGGATGTCGACCGGCCACGAGTCCGAGCCGTCGCTCCGGGCGGCGGACGACTGGGCGGAGGCCTTCCTCGCGCACCCGGTCCCCTTCAAGCCGGGGACGCATTTCCTGTACAACACGGCGGCGACCTACATGCTCTCGGCGATCGTGCAGCGGGCCACCGGGGAGACGGTCCTGGACTACCTCCGCCCCCGGTTGTTCGAGCCCCTGGGGATCGACGACCCGCGCTGGGGCACCAGCCCGCAGGGGGTGACGCTCGGCGGCTACGGGCTGAGCGTCCGCACGGAGGACATCGCGAAGTTCGGCCAGCTCTACTTGAACCATGGCCGGTGGGAGGGGGAGCAGGTCGTGCCCGAGTCGTGGGTCGGGGCGGCGACCGCGCGGCAGACGTCCAACGGCAGCAACCCCGGGAGCGACTGGGACCAGGGCTACGGCTACCAGTTCTGGCGGAGCCGCCACGGCGCCTACCGGGGCGACGGGGCGTTCGGGCAGTACTGCATCGTGCTGCCCGAGCAGAAGGCGGTGATCGCCATCACCTCCGGCGTGAAGGACATGCAGGCGGTCCTGGACCTGGTCTGGGAGATGCTCCTGCCGGCGATGGGCCCCTCCCCCCTGCCCCCCGCCGAGGACGACCGGGCCGCCCTCGAAGCCCGGCTGGCCGGGCTGACGCTGGCCCCTCCCGAGGGGCCGGGCTCGAACGCGACGGCCGAGCGGGTCTCGGGGACGACGTTCGAGTTCCCCGACAACCCCAGGGGGATCGAGTCGGTCACGCTCCGCCCCGAGGGCGAGGGGACGACGCTGGCCTTCCGGGTCGACGGGGAGGAGCGGCGAATCTCCTGCGGCCACGGCTCCTGGCGGGAAGGGAGGCTCGCCTTCGAGCGCTTCCCCGAGCAGCCCGCGGCCGCCGCCGGGGCCTGGACCGGGGACGAGACCTTCACCGCGCGGATCTGCTTCGACGAGACGCCGTTCGTGGCCTCGCTCCGCCTGGAGTTCTCGGGCGAGGGACTCCTCCTCGATTCCGAGGCCAACGTCGGCTTCGGGCCGACCGGGCATCCCCGGCTCGTGGGCTCCCCGGCGGGGGGATCGGCGCCTTGA
- a CDS encoding HPr family phosphocarrier protein has product MDEEPTRTRRVRIVNAYGLHMRPASKFVAIAKDFRSDIRVEHQGARVDGKSLLEMTCLAAECGTTIGLEARGPDADEALDALAGLVAAGFHMTEEDYAP; this is encoded by the coding sequence ATGGACGAGGAACCGACCAGGACCAGGCGGGTCCGGATCGTGAACGCCTACGGGTTGCACATGCGCCCGGCCTCGAAGTTCGTGGCGATCGCGAAGGACTTCCGGTCGGACATCCGGGTCGAGCACCAGGGGGCCCGGGTCGACGGCAAGAGCCTGCTGGAGATGACCTGCCTGGCCGCCGAGTGCGGCACCACGATCGGCCTGGAGGCCCGGGGGCCCGACGCCGACGAGGCCCTCGACGCCCTCGCCGGGCTGGTGGCGGCCGGGTTCCACATGACCGAGGAGGACTATGCCCCCTGA
- a CDS encoding gamma carbonic anhydrase family protein, whose product MIDPSAFIAPGAVVLGDVALGPGASVWYNSVVRGDAERIEIGEGSNIQDLSMLHADPGVPCVVGRRVTVGHRAILHGCTVEDDCLIGMGAILLNGVTIGAGSVVGAGALLTEGTEVPPGSLVLGMPEKVVRPVGESMRARIDHAWRHYVEEARRHRSGEVPPHPPTPPPDAGESVRSNATATRCSRPQGELDEVPGPDPAAGLRPPPRRDRGRPGGGPHRPGGPPRPRHARRGRVGRPGGY is encoded by the coding sequence ATGATCGACCCCTCCGCCTTCATCGCCCCCGGGGCCGTCGTGCTGGGAGACGTCGCGCTCGGGCCGGGTGCGAGCGTCTGGTACAACTCCGTGGTCCGGGGAGACGCCGAGCGGATCGAGATCGGCGAGGGGAGCAACATCCAGGACCTCTCGATGCTCCACGCCGACCCGGGCGTGCCCTGCGTCGTCGGCCGTCGGGTGACGGTCGGCCACCGGGCGATCCTCCACGGCTGCACCGTCGAGGACGACTGCCTGATCGGCATGGGGGCGATCCTGCTCAACGGCGTCACGATCGGGGCCGGTTCGGTCGTCGGCGCCGGGGCCTTGCTGACCGAGGGGACGGAGGTGCCGCCCGGGTCGCTCGTCCTGGGGATGCCCGAGAAGGTGGTGCGGCCCGTCGGCGAGTCGATGCGGGCGCGGATCGACCACGCCTGGCGGCATTACGTCGAGGAGGCCCGCCGCCACCGATCCGGCGAGGTCCCGCCCCACCCGCCCACGCCCCCGCCTGACGCGGGGGAATCCGTCCGATCGAACGCAACCGCGACTCGGTGCAGCCGCCCCCAAGGTGAACTCGATGAGGTCCCGGGCCCCGACCCTGCTGCTGGCCTGCGTCCTCCTCCTCGACGCGACCGAGGTCGCCCGGGCGGAGGACCGCATCGACCCGGAGGTCCTCCGCGCCCTCGGCACGCCCGCCGGGGGCGAGTCGGTCGACCGGGGGGGTATTGA